In Malus sylvestris chromosome 15, drMalSylv7.2, whole genome shotgun sequence, a single genomic region encodes these proteins:
- the LOC126601291 gene encoding probable xyloglucan endotransglucosylase/hydrolase protein 26, which produces MALALQAFLVALCITAFHQNLADAKVSKSMYLTWGTQHATIQGENLNLVLDQTSGSAAMSKRGFLFGSIEMLIKLVPGNSAGIVTAYYLSSTGPKHDEIDFEFLGNVSGQPYIVHTNIYTQGNGTKEQQFYLWFDPTADFHNYTIHWNPAEIVWYVDSLPIRVFRNYENQGIAYPNKQGMKVYSSLWNADNWATRGGLEKINWTGAPFTAGFKNFRARACKWDGAASISVCAATSRANWWTSPIYSRLSSGKLGQLQWVRNNHMIYDYCKDTKRFNGKMPSECSKQQF; this is translated from the exons ATGGCACTAGCTTTGCAAGCATTTCTGGTAGCTCTGTGCATCACTGCGTTCCATCAAAATTTAGCCGATGCAAAAGTTTCGAAGAGCATGTACCTCACCTGGGGTACCCAACACGCTACGATTCAAGGCGAGAATCTTAACCTCGTGCTCGATCAAACTTCAG GGTCTGCTGCAATGTCAAAGAGAGGTTTCTTATTCGGAAGCATCGAGATGCTGATTAAGTTGGTACCTGGGAATTCCGCCGGGATAGTGACAGCGTACTAT CTATCGTCAACAGGACCCAAACACGATGAGATAGATTTTGAATTCCTAGGGAACGTTTCTGGACAACCTTACATTGTCCACACAAACATATACACACAAGGAAATGGAACCAAAGAGCAGCAATTTTACCTCTGGTTTGACCCGACCGCGGATTTCCACAACTACACCATACATTGGAACCCTGCTGAAATTGT TTGGTACGTCGATAGTTTGCCCATTCGTGTTTTCCGAAACTACGAGAACCAGGGGATTGCCTACCCCAACAAGCAAGGGATGAAGGTTTACTCCAGCTTATGGAATGCTGATAACTGGGCAACTAGAGGTGGGCTAGAGAAGATAAACTGGACCGGTGCACCCTTCACAGCCGGGTTCAAAAACTTCAGGGCAAGAGCCTGCAAGTGGGATGGAGCCGCCAGCATTAGTGTATGCGCCGCCACTTCCCGGGCTAACTGGTGGACCTCCCCTATATACAGCCGGCTGAGCAGCGGTAAGCTCGGCCAGCTGCAGTGGGTCAGGAATAACCACATGATCTATGACTACTGCAAAGACACTAAACGATTCAATGGAAAGATGCCATCTGAATGTTCTAAACAACAATTCTGA
- the LOC126601292 gene encoding uncharacterized protein LOC126601292: MPMIGDVEKMIGVGLVWGATNALMRRGALLWDQALKSSSAHAQPGPIHHKLLASLTSWLRLLAIWQYTVPFFVNLSASATFFAILSHTPISLAVPVTNATTFAATAVFGLLLGEQTHLGLAMFGTALIVLGIWLCIN; this comes from the coding sequence ATGCCGATGATCGGAGACGTCGAGAAGATGATCGGAGTTGGCCTCGTTTGGGGTGCCACCAACGCCCTAATGCGCCGCGGCGCCCTCCTCTGGGACCAAGCCCTCAAATCCTCCTCTGCCCATGCCCAGCCCGGCCCAATCCACCACAAGCTTCTCGCCTCCTTGACGAGCTGGCTCAGGCTCCTCGCAATCTGGCAGTATACAGTCCCCTTCTTCGTCAACCTCTCCGCCTCTGCCACTTTCTTCGCCATACTCAGCCACACTCCGATCTCGCTTGCCGTCCCCGTCACCAATGCGACGACCTTCGCCGCCACCGCCGTGTTTGGCTTGCTCTTGGGGGAGCAGACCCACCTCGGCCTCGCTATGTTCGGTACGGCTTTGATTGTTTTGGGCATTTGGCTTTGCATCAATTAA